A single genomic interval of Arthrobacter sp. NicSoilB8 harbors:
- a CDS encoding phage holin family protein, whose protein sequence is MSGRHSGGTGGGLRISALPKTLKMISRLAPRQLNDEIALAKVEIKRKGVQVGIAGAFFAVALVFVALLVIGLVVAAIMGLATIMPAWLAALLVSAVFLIIAAIGALIGLNKFKAALPLLPEDTVRGLKHDLGIAKEGSAFDAAVLDPNSEQYKAAKAAKEAAAAKAKAEKEAKAAAKPDLGPAPTEAELRRRLDQRRTHLTGVRDDLGRELDVKTQAQALLAATHARLQDGKEQLSDKIAGFRASAQASAGKPPASAEGSLAGQLRQRWKPLALLAASGAALVVLVRKLIKG, encoded by the coding sequence ATGAGCGGACGTCACAGCGGCGGGACAGGCGGTGGGCTGCGGATTTCCGCGCTGCCGAAAACCCTGAAGATGATCTCCAGGCTGGCGCCCCGGCAGCTCAATGACGAGATCGCCCTGGCCAAGGTCGAAATCAAGCGCAAGGGCGTCCAGGTCGGCATTGCCGGAGCCTTCTTCGCCGTCGCGCTTGTGTTCGTGGCACTGCTGGTGATCGGACTCGTCGTTGCCGCAATCATGGGACTGGCCACGATCATGCCGGCGTGGCTCGCGGCCCTGCTGGTCAGCGCCGTCTTCCTGATCATCGCCGCGATCGGTGCGCTCATAGGACTGAACAAGTTCAAGGCAGCCCTGCCGCTGCTCCCGGAGGACACGGTCCGCGGCCTCAAGCACGATCTTGGTATCGCCAAGGAAGGCTCTGCATTCGACGCAGCGGTCCTGGACCCGAACTCCGAACAGTACAAAGCCGCCAAGGCCGCCAAGGAGGCCGCCGCCGCCAAAGCGAAGGCAGAGAAGGAAGCCAAGGCTGCCGCCAAGCCCGACCTCGGACCCGCCCCCACTGAGGCAGAACTCCGACGTCGGCTGGATCAGCGCCGCACGCATCTCACCGGTGTGCGGGACGATCTCGGCCGGGAACTCGACGTCAAGACCCAGGCCCAGGCCCTCCTGGCCGCCACCCATGCGCGGCTGCAGGACGGCAAGGAACAGCTCAGCGACAAAATCGCAGGCTTCCGCGCCTCAGCCCAGGCCTCGGCGGGGAAGCCGCCCGCCTCCGCAGAGGGGAGCCTGGCCGGCCAGCTCAGGCAGCGCTGGAAGCCCCTTGCGCTCCTGGCCGCGTCGGGCGCCGCCCTGGTCGTCCTGGTGCGCAAGCTGATCAAGGGCTAG
- a CDS encoding CDP-alcohol phosphatidyltransferase family protein, which produces MKFIGAGARPGQPLVHRDAVFTIPNVLTVVRFLGVPLFIWLVLSEHEYGYGALVLAVMASTDWVDGYIARRFNQMSNLGRVMDPIADRLSLIAVAVTLVIAGVVEWWYLAALLVPDAVLLGLSLFYFHGHPDLPVSRIGKIRTGLLLVGTPLLVLSKLPVPAADVYATVAWIFLGLGLVGHWIAAYNYVWAIIGKGRELRAHDGGSH; this is translated from the coding sequence ATGAAATTCATCGGCGCTGGCGCCCGGCCCGGGCAGCCCCTCGTCCACCGCGACGCTGTCTTCACGATTCCCAATGTCCTGACCGTGGTGCGCTTCCTTGGTGTCCCGCTGTTCATCTGGCTCGTCCTCTCCGAGCACGAGTACGGTTACGGTGCCCTCGTGCTCGCCGTCATGGCCAGCACCGACTGGGTGGACGGCTACATCGCCCGCCGCTTCAACCAGATGTCCAACCTCGGCCGCGTCATGGACCCCATCGCCGACAGGCTCTCCCTGATCGCGGTCGCCGTGACCCTCGTGATCGCCGGGGTCGTCGAGTGGTGGTATCTCGCGGCGCTGCTGGTCCCGGACGCGGTCCTGCTGGGCCTGTCACTGTTCTATTTCCACGGCCACCCGGACCTGCCGGTGAGCCGCATCGGCAAGATCCGGACGGGCCTGCTGCTGGTGGGCACTCCGTTGCTGGTGCTGTCCAAGCTCCCGGTGCCCGCCGCGGACGTCTACGCCACGGTCGCGTGGATCTTCCTGGGCCTGGGCCTCGTGGGGCATTGGATCGCGGCCTACAACTACGTTTGGGCCATCATCGGCAAGGGCAGGGAACTCCGGGCTCACGACGGCGGCTCCCACTGA
- a CDS encoding DMT family transporter, which produces MVWLAVLLAVLGAFCLAFGAQRQGSAVKADTGGLALSTHGLLRLVRNPRWVCGFLLLCVGMGMNAIALVMAPLTVVQPIGAIALVITTVVNTKDQGLSMNRATIVAISLCVTGSALFVLLAVTATQENHNVSSEDELTIVLLLAVAVAAFGTLAVLFRHRMSAFVYILGAGVLFGFVAVLTRIIGRHLLDPNGQFLLNVPWYSVVAIIAAGALGSWFVQSAYSSGPPDLVIAGLTVIDPIVGIAIGIVILGELRPDVQAVTAIAMGTAALLAIVGVIALSRHHPEVTKRKKDARKAAGRS; this is translated from the coding sequence ATGGTCTGGCTTGCGGTTTTGCTTGCGGTACTTGGCGCCTTCTGCCTGGCGTTTGGGGCACAGCGCCAGGGCAGTGCGGTCAAGGCCGACACCGGCGGGCTGGCGCTGAGCACCCACGGCCTGCTGCGGCTCGTGCGCAATCCGCGCTGGGTTTGCGGGTTCCTGCTGCTGTGCGTCGGGATGGGGATGAACGCGATCGCCCTCGTCATGGCACCCTTGACGGTGGTGCAGCCGATCGGCGCGATCGCCCTGGTCATCACCACCGTGGTCAACACTAAGGACCAAGGTCTGAGCATGAACCGGGCCACAATCGTGGCCATCTCGCTCTGCGTGACCGGCTCAGCGCTGTTCGTGCTGCTGGCCGTCACCGCGACGCAGGAGAATCACAACGTCAGCAGCGAGGACGAGCTGACAATCGTGCTGCTCCTGGCCGTGGCGGTCGCGGCGTTTGGCACGCTCGCCGTCCTGTTCAGGCACCGCATGAGCGCCTTCGTCTACATCCTCGGCGCCGGAGTCCTGTTCGGCTTCGTGGCTGTCCTGACCCGCATCATCGGCAGGCACCTGCTCGACCCCAACGGACAGTTCCTGCTGAACGTGCCGTGGTACAGCGTTGTGGCGATTATTGCTGCCGGCGCTCTGGGATCGTGGTTTGTCCAAAGCGCGTACTCGAGCGGACCGCCGGACCTCGTGATCGCAGGATTGACCGTGATCGACCCCATTGTGGGCATCGCGATCGGCATCGTCATTCTTGGAGAACTGCGTCCGGATGTCCAAGCCGTCACGGCCATTGCCATGGGGACGGCCGCATTGCTTGCTATCGTGGGAGTTATAGCCCTCTCCAGGCACCACCCGGAGGTCACCAAGCGCAAGAAGGACGCGCGGAAGGCCGCGGGCAGGTCCTAG
- a CDS encoding glycosyltransferase, with the protein MTKSDNQPPLTILIAADTYPPHVNGAAQFGYRLAKGMTARGHKVHVLACRPGKGASYSEFSEEATVHRLRSHSVPTHEYFRVTFPWEIKKEIGLLFDRIQPDVVHIQSHYMIGEHVLYEAVNRGIRVVATNHFMPENLNPFLPFPQWFKDIIGRISWRDMGKVMGQADVVTTPTPLAAKAMHQHAFLRKVLPLSNGIDAAAYELGPDETVERHASPTVLFAGRLAEEKHVDVLIDAVAKTPKDLDIHLEIVGGGEVRPALEAQVARLGLTDRVKFLGLASDADLRKAYIMADVFCMPGTAELQSLVTLEAMSASTPVLLADAMALPHLVRDGENGYLFTPNDSDDLAAKLTRVFSLPADEREAMGKTSREMVESHGIARTLQTFEDIYRGASYDDFVL; encoded by the coding sequence GTGACCAAGTCCGACAACCAGCCCCCGCTGACCATCCTGATTGCCGCTGACACGTACCCGCCCCACGTCAACGGGGCCGCCCAGTTCGGCTACCGCCTCGCCAAGGGCATGACGGCCCGCGGACACAAAGTGCATGTCCTGGCCTGCCGCCCGGGCAAGGGAGCGAGCTACAGCGAGTTCAGCGAGGAGGCCACCGTGCACCGCCTCCGCTCCCATTCCGTGCCCACGCACGAGTACTTCCGGGTCACCTTCCCGTGGGAGATCAAGAAGGAAATCGGACTGTTGTTCGACCGCATCCAGCCGGACGTAGTGCACATCCAGAGCCACTACATGATCGGCGAGCACGTCCTGTACGAGGCCGTGAACCGCGGCATCCGGGTGGTGGCGACGAACCACTTCATGCCGGAAAACCTGAACCCCTTCCTGCCGTTCCCGCAATGGTTCAAAGACATCATTGGCCGTATCTCCTGGCGGGACATGGGCAAGGTCATGGGCCAAGCCGACGTTGTGACCACACCCACGCCGCTCGCCGCAAAAGCCATGCACCAGCATGCCTTCCTTCGCAAGGTCCTGCCCCTCTCTAACGGCATCGACGCCGCCGCCTACGAGCTGGGTCCCGACGAAACTGTGGAACGCCACGCCAGCCCGACCGTACTTTTCGCCGGCCGGCTGGCGGAGGAGAAGCACGTGGACGTGCTGATCGACGCCGTCGCGAAGACGCCGAAGGACCTGGACATCCACTTGGAAATCGTCGGCGGCGGAGAAGTCCGCCCGGCCCTCGAAGCCCAGGTCGCCCGGCTCGGGCTGACCGACAGGGTCAAGTTCCTCGGCCTGGCCAGCGACGCCGACCTCCGCAAGGCCTACATCATGGCCGATGTCTTCTGCATGCCTGGAACGGCTGAACTTCAGTCCCTCGTCACCCTGGAAGCGATGTCGGCGTCGACGCCGGTCCTGCTGGCCGACGCCATGGCGCTGCCGCACCTCGTGCGCGACGGCGAGAACGGCTACCTCTTTACCCCCAATGACAGCGATGATCTCGCCGCGAAGCTGACCCGCGTCTTTTCGCTGCCCGCCGACGAGCGCGAGGCGATGGGCAAGACCAGCCGCGAAATGGTGGAGAGCCACGGCATCGCGCGCACGCTGCAGACATTCGAGGACATCTACCGCGGCGCGAGCTACGACGACTTCGTCCTCTAG
- a CDS encoding acyl-CoA dehydrogenase family protein, translated as MSKAAIDIHNLPYADGDFFAFEQLLSAKEQDRLAEVREFLAREVRPIAVDCWNRAEFPMDLIPKLAEIDLVSPVKRQGYSNLFAGVLHAEATRADTSIATFMGVHDGLFTGSIEALASQEQQDAWLPDIYSLKKIGAFGLTEPLGGSDVAGGTRTTARRDGGNWILNGAKRWIGNATFSDWVVIYARDVDDNQVKGFLVDTTTEGYSATKIENKISLRTVQNADIILDNVVVPDFFKLANANSFRDTNKVLKVTRLAVAWQAVGQQLAAFDVARRYAVERSQFGRPIASFQLVQNQLVQILGNAVSSMGMMVRLSQLEDAGQAKDEQSALAKAFTTARMRESVALGRSILGGNGIVTDFEMAKVFADAEAIYSYEGTHEINTLVTGRAITGISAIV; from the coding sequence ATGTCCAAAGCTGCAATCGACATCCACAACCTGCCCTACGCCGATGGTGACTTCTTCGCGTTCGAGCAGCTGCTCAGCGCCAAGGAGCAGGACAGGCTGGCAGAAGTCCGGGAGTTCCTGGCCCGCGAGGTGAGGCCGATCGCCGTCGATTGCTGGAACCGCGCCGAGTTCCCCATGGATCTGATCCCGAAGCTTGCCGAAATCGACCTGGTCAGCCCGGTGAAAAGGCAGGGCTACTCCAACCTCTTCGCCGGAGTCCTGCACGCCGAAGCCACCCGTGCGGACACGTCGATCGCGACGTTCATGGGGGTCCACGACGGGCTCTTTACCGGCTCCATCGAAGCCCTCGCCTCGCAGGAGCAACAGGACGCCTGGCTCCCGGATATCTACTCGCTCAAGAAGATCGGGGCCTTCGGCCTGACCGAGCCCCTCGGCGGTTCCGACGTCGCCGGCGGTACGCGCACCACGGCCCGGCGCGACGGCGGGAACTGGATCCTCAACGGGGCCAAGCGCTGGATCGGAAACGCCACTTTCTCCGACTGGGTGGTCATCTACGCCAGGGACGTCGACGACAACCAGGTCAAGGGATTCCTTGTCGACACCACGACCGAGGGCTACAGCGCCACGAAGATCGAGAACAAGATCTCGCTGCGTACGGTTCAGAACGCCGACATCATCCTGGACAACGTGGTGGTTCCGGACTTCTTCAAGCTCGCCAACGCCAACAGCTTCCGCGACACGAACAAGGTGCTCAAAGTAACCCGCCTCGCCGTGGCCTGGCAGGCGGTGGGGCAGCAGCTCGCGGCCTTCGACGTCGCCCGTCGCTACGCCGTGGAGCGCAGCCAGTTCGGCCGCCCGATTGCCTCCTTCCAGCTGGTGCAGAACCAGCTCGTGCAGATCCTCGGGAACGCGGTCAGCTCCATGGGCATGATGGTCAGGCTTTCCCAGCTTGAGGACGCCGGCCAGGCAAAGGATGAGCAGTCCGCCCTGGCCAAGGCGTTCACCACAGCGCGGATGCGCGAAAGTGTCGCCCTGGGCCGCAGCATCCTCGGCGGCAATGGAATCGTCACGGACTTCGAGATGGCCAAAGTGTTTGCCGACGCCGAAGCCATCTATTCCTACGAGGGCACGCACGAAATCAACACCCTCGTGACCGGCCGGGCGATCACGGGGATTTCCGCGATCGTCTAA
- a CDS encoding M23 family metallopeptidase — MNTPACPAALLAELLAALLVALSPAPGILIPGGSSPAALVAPAFGAVAAFPAAPELVISRSGVRGSPRAGPVAAPSWSWPLRPRPAVLRAFDPPAKPWLSGHRGVDVEAAHDGAPVISPAAGTVSFVGIVVDRPVITIDHGNGLRSSFEPVASALTAGSAVAEGDVLGQVQTGHCGPAPPCLHWGVRRGEEYVNPLAFVTDMRPSVLLPPLESGPG, encoded by the coding sequence ATGAACACCCCAGCCTGCCCCGCGGCATTGCTAGCAGAATTGCTCGCGGCACTGCTCGTGGCGCTGTCCCCCGCGCCCGGAATACTGATCCCCGGGGGTTCCTCCCCCGCAGCTTTAGTCGCCCCGGCTTTCGGCGCTGTAGCGGCATTCCCTGCCGCACCTGAGCTTGTGATTTCCAGATCCGGCGTCCGGGGCTCCCCCCGGGCCGGGCCAGTCGCGGCACCTTCCTGGAGTTGGCCGCTCCGGCCGCGGCCGGCGGTTCTGCGCGCTTTCGATCCCCCGGCCAAGCCGTGGCTCAGTGGTCACCGCGGTGTCGATGTCGAGGCCGCGCACGACGGCGCCCCGGTCATCTCGCCGGCGGCCGGGACGGTCAGCTTTGTCGGAATTGTGGTGGACCGGCCGGTGATCACGATCGATCACGGCAATGGACTCCGCAGCAGTTTCGAGCCGGTGGCCAGTGCCCTGACGGCGGGCTCCGCCGTGGCGGAGGGCGACGTCCTGGGCCAGGTGCAGACCGGCCACTGCGGCCCGGCGCCGCCATGCCTCCATTGGGGCGTCCGCCGGGGCGAGGAGTACGTGAACCCGCTGGCGTTCGTGACTGACATGCGACCCTCGGTCCTGCTTCCGCCCCTCGAGAGCGGCCCAGGATGA
- the rpsB gene encoding 30S ribosomal protein S2, with protein sequence MPVVTMRQLLDSGVHFGHQTRRWNPKMKRFIFTERNGIYIIDLQQSLSYIDRAYEFVKATVAHGGTVLFVGTKKQAQESIAEQATRVGQPYVNQRWLGGMLTNFQTVSKRIQRMKELEEIDFDDVAGSAYTKKELLLLRRELTKLETNLGGIRNLTKAPSALWIVDTKKEHLAVDEAKKLNIPVVAILDTNCDPDEVDFPIPGNDDAIRSVNLLTRVVADAVAEGLIARNQRATGTTEAPEEPLAEWERELLEGNKAEAAAAPAAEEAPAAEAAAEAPAAEEAPAAEEAPAADEAK encoded by the coding sequence ATGCCCGTCGTAACTATGCGCCAGCTGCTTGACAGCGGCGTCCACTTTGGACACCAGACCCGCCGTTGGAACCCGAAGATGAAGCGCTTCATCTTCACGGAGCGCAACGGTATCTACATCATTGACCTGCAGCAGTCGCTGTCCTACATCGACCGTGCCTACGAGTTCGTGAAGGCCACCGTTGCACACGGCGGCACCGTTCTCTTCGTCGGCACCAAGAAGCAGGCGCAGGAATCCATCGCCGAGCAGGCCACCCGCGTTGGCCAGCCGTACGTCAACCAGCGTTGGCTCGGCGGTATGCTCACCAACTTCCAGACTGTCTCCAAGCGCATCCAGCGCATGAAGGAACTGGAAGAGATCGACTTCGACGACGTCGCCGGTTCCGCATACACCAAGAAGGAACTGCTGCTCCTTCGCCGCGAACTCACCAAGCTGGAAACCAACCTCGGTGGTATCCGCAACCTGACCAAGGCGCCGTCCGCGCTGTGGATCGTTGACACCAAGAAGGAACACCTTGCTGTCGACGAGGCCAAGAAGCTGAACATCCCGGTTGTGGCCATCCTGGACACCAACTGCGATCCTGACGAAGTCGACTTCCCGATTCCGGGTAACGACGACGCCATCCGCTCCGTCAACCTGCTGACCCGCGTTGTCGCCGACGCCGTTGCTGAAGGCCTCATCGCCCGTAACCAGCGCGCCACCGGCACCACGGAAGCTCCGGAAGAGCCGCTGGCCGAGTGGGAGCGCGAGCTCCTCGAAGGCAACAAGGCTGAAGCTGCTGCAGCGCCTGCCGCTGAAGAAGCACCGGCTGCTGAAGCTGCTGCTGAAGCACCCGCCGCTGAAGAAGCACCGGCAGCTGAAGAAGCGCCGGCCGCCGACGAAGCCAAGTAG
- the tsf gene encoding translation elongation factor Ts, whose product MANYTAADIKALRERTGAGMMDVKKALDEANGDAEKAIEIIRIKGLKGATKREGRSTAEGLVAAKVANGVGVMIEVNCETDFVAKADKFIQLADKVLAVAVESGAADLETLLATDVDGKPLSEVVIEEGAVLGEKVVVRRISRIEGATVDAYLHKTSKDLPAQVGVLFAVDGEGEAAATAAHDVAVHIAAMSPNYLSREDVPAELVESERRIAEETAKAEGKPEAAMTKIVEGRVTGFYKGEVLLDQAFAKDAKKSVAQILEEAGVKGTAFSRFRVGS is encoded by the coding sequence ATGGCGAACTACACTGCCGCTGATATCAAGGCTCTGCGCGAGCGCACCGGCGCCGGCATGATGGATGTCAAGAAGGCTCTTGACGAAGCCAACGGTGACGCCGAAAAGGCCATCGAAATCATCCGCATCAAGGGCCTCAAGGGCGCCACCAAGCGCGAAGGCCGTTCCACCGCTGAAGGCCTGGTCGCTGCCAAGGTCGCCAACGGCGTCGGCGTGATGATCGAAGTCAACTGCGAGACCGACTTCGTCGCCAAGGCTGACAAGTTCATCCAGCTCGCCGACAAGGTCCTGGCCGTTGCTGTCGAGTCCGGCGCCGCCGACCTCGAAACCCTGCTGGCCACCGACGTCGACGGCAAGCCGCTGTCCGAGGTTGTCATCGAAGAGGGCGCCGTTCTGGGCGAAAAGGTTGTTGTCCGCCGCATCTCCCGCATCGAGGGCGCGACGGTCGACGCTTACCTGCACAAGACCTCCAAGGACCTCCCGGCTCAGGTCGGCGTCCTGTTCGCTGTTGACGGCGAAGGCGAAGCAGCTGCCACCGCAGCCCACGACGTCGCCGTTCACATCGCCGCGATGTCCCCGAACTACCTTTCCCGTGAGGATGTGCCGGCCGAGCTCGTCGAGTCCGAACGCCGCATCGCCGAGGAGACTGCCAAGGCTGAAGGCAAGCCCGAAGCAGCCATGACCAAGATCGTGGAAGGCCGTGTCACGGGCTTCTACAAGGGTGAGGTTCTCCTCGACCAGGCATTCGCCAAGGATGCCAAGAAATCTGTCGCACAGATCCTCGAAGAGGCCGGCGTCAAGGGCACCGCGTTCTCGCGCTTCCGCGTCGGTTCCTAG
- the pyrH gene encoding UMP kinase produces METVTTSAQPKKNRRRVLLKLSGEVFGGGKLGVDPDTVRGVAKQIAAAVPDVEVAIVVGGGNFFRGAELSQSGMDRSRADYMGMLGTVMNCLALQDFLEQAGVETRVQSAITMGQVAEAYIPRRAIRHMEKGRVVIFGAGAGLPYFSTDTVAAQRAMEVHADVVLMAKSGVDGVYTADPKKDPTAEKLHRLSYDDALRRDIRVMDQTAMTMCKDNNLTMVVFGMEGEGNVTRAILGEDLGTVVTP; encoded by the coding sequence ATGGAAACCGTCACCACTTCAGCCCAGCCAAAGAAGAACAGGCGCCGCGTCCTCTTGAAGCTCTCCGGCGAGGTCTTCGGCGGCGGGAAACTGGGCGTTGACCCCGATACCGTCCGCGGCGTGGCCAAGCAGATCGCGGCCGCAGTCCCCGACGTCGAGGTCGCAATCGTCGTCGGCGGAGGCAACTTCTTCCGCGGCGCCGAGCTTTCCCAGAGCGGCATGGACCGCTCCCGCGCCGACTACATGGGCATGCTCGGAACCGTCATGAACTGCCTGGCCCTCCAGGACTTCCTGGAACAGGCCGGGGTGGAAACCCGCGTGCAGAGCGCAATCACCATGGGCCAGGTCGCCGAGGCGTATATTCCCCGCCGCGCCATCCGCCACATGGAAAAGGGCCGGGTTGTCATCTTCGGCGCCGGCGCCGGCCTGCCGTACTTCTCCACGGACACCGTGGCTGCCCAGCGCGCCATGGAAGTCCACGCCGACGTAGTCCTGATGGCCAAGAGCGGGGTCGACGGCGTCTACACTGCTGACCCGAAGAAGGACCCGACGGCGGAGAAGCTGCACCGCCTCAGCTACGACGACGCCCTCCGCCGCGATATCCGCGTGATGGACCAGACCGCAATGACCATGTGCAAGGACAACAACCTCACGATGGTGGTCTTCGGCATGGAAGGCGAGGGCAACGTCACCCGCGCCATCCTTGGAGAAGACCTGGGCACCGTCGTCACCCCCTAG
- the frr gene encoding ribosome recycling factor — translation MIEETLLEAGDKMDKAVEVAKEDFASIRTGRATPGLYNKVIVEYYGTPTPLQQLASFAVPDARTILITPYDKTALRDIERALSDSEVGANPSNDGNVIRITIPELTSERRKEYVKIVKSKGEDAKVSIRNIRRKAKETLDKLVKDGEAGEDEGTRGEKELDAITKAHVDGIDELLKRKEAELLEV, via the coding sequence GTGATCGAAGAAACCTTGCTCGAAGCCGGGGACAAGATGGACAAGGCAGTCGAGGTAGCCAAGGAAGACTTCGCCTCAATCCGGACGGGCCGCGCGACGCCTGGCCTGTACAACAAGGTCATCGTCGAGTACTACGGCACCCCGACGCCGCTGCAGCAACTGGCCTCCTTCGCGGTCCCGGATGCCCGCACCATCCTCATCACCCCGTACGACAAGACGGCCCTGCGCGACATCGAACGCGCCCTGAGCGACTCCGAGGTGGGTGCCAACCCCTCCAACGACGGCAACGTCATCCGGATCACCATTCCCGAGCTGACCAGCGAACGGCGCAAGGAATACGTCAAGATCGTCAAGTCCAAGGGCGAGGACGCGAAGGTGTCCATCCGCAACATCCGCCGCAAGGCCAAGGAAACGCTGGACAAGCTCGTCAAGGACGGCGAAGCCGGCGAAGACGAAGGCACCCGCGGCGAGAAGGAACTGGACGCCATCACCAAGGCGCACGTGGACGGGATCGACGAGCTGCTCAAGCGCAAGGAAGCTGAGCTGCTCGAGGTCTGA
- a CDS encoding phosphatidate cytidylyltransferase, whose translation MDQAKESSGPRVRRRGKQRDNPTPKAGRNLPAATVSGVGMLVCVLGGLLFLPLGFVLVTATFAIFGVWEIFRALEAAGTRLPIVPVMVGTVAMPIAAYFGGLESLLFAMLASSVAVLLWRTLEGAAGSARSIFAGVFTLSWVPFLISFAALLLHTPDGETPIGLWPDGIPPGAWQIATLLLLVVANDTFGYLVGASLGKHPMAPKISPKKTWEGFAGSIAGAVVVGVLATVFVLGKPWWVGVVLAVGMVAAATAGDLAESMVKRELGIKDMSSILPGHGGVMDRLDSIVFASPAAFILFSAVAGA comes from the coding sequence ATGGATCAGGCAAAGGAGTCCTCCGGCCCGCGCGTCCGGAGACGGGGGAAACAGCGCGACAACCCGACGCCCAAAGCGGGCCGGAACCTGCCCGCCGCCACCGTGTCCGGCGTCGGCATGCTCGTGTGTGTCCTGGGCGGGCTGTTGTTCCTTCCACTGGGCTTCGTTCTGGTCACCGCCACCTTCGCGATCTTCGGCGTCTGGGAAATCTTCCGGGCGCTGGAGGCCGCGGGCACCCGTCTGCCCATCGTCCCGGTGATGGTGGGCACGGTGGCCATGCCGATCGCGGCCTACTTCGGCGGTCTCGAAAGCCTGCTGTTTGCCATGCTCGCCAGCAGCGTGGCGGTGCTGCTGTGGCGGACCCTTGAAGGCGCCGCCGGATCGGCGCGCAGCATCTTCGCCGGGGTCTTCACCCTATCGTGGGTGCCGTTCCTGATCAGTTTCGCGGCCCTGCTGCTGCACACGCCCGACGGCGAGACGCCGATCGGCCTCTGGCCTGACGGGATCCCGCCGGGCGCCTGGCAGATCGCGACGCTGCTGCTCCTGGTGGTGGCCAACGACACCTTCGGGTACCTCGTGGGCGCGTCCCTCGGCAAGCATCCGATGGCCCCCAAAATCAGCCCCAAAAAGACCTGGGAAGGCTTCGCCGGCTCCATCGCCGGGGCCGTCGTCGTCGGTGTGCTCGCCACGGTCTTCGTGCTGGGCAAGCCGTGGTGGGTCGGTGTCGTGCTCGCCGTGGGCATGGTCGCGGCCGCCACCGCCGGCGACCTCGCCGAATCCATGGTCAAGCGCGAGCTCGGAATCAAGGACATGAGCAGCATCCTCCCCGGCCACGGAGGCGTTATGGACCGCCTGGACTCGATCGTTTTCGCCTCGCCGGCGGCCTTCATCCTCTTTTCGGCCGTCGCTGGCGCCTAG
- a CDS encoding DivIVA domain-containing protein, with product MVPSKPAERHQRNKLTVDIQRQIPASFDRVQRNQYGYNAKQVDDFLQRARVSFEAPGSAARAVKSSDVRAVSFDPVKGGYAAAGVDAALDRLEDALARRERDELVAERGEEAWLREIGRLAGVLRGRLHRPDGQRFRRPSKPKARSYNTTDVDDLCHELIGYLEEDQPLSVDNVRRAVFRPAVGRDGYEESQVDAFLERAVELMAAID from the coding sequence ATGGTGCCGAGCAAACCAGCCGAACGGCATCAAAGGAACAAACTAACAGTGGACATTCAACGGCAGATACCTGCGTCTTTTGACCGCGTGCAGCGGAACCAGTATGGCTACAACGCCAAGCAGGTCGACGATTTCCTGCAGCGCGCACGGGTGTCATTCGAAGCTCCGGGCTCGGCCGCACGCGCGGTCAAGAGCTCTGACGTCCGCGCCGTTTCCTTCGACCCGGTGAAGGGCGGCTACGCTGCGGCCGGGGTGGACGCCGCGCTGGACCGGCTCGAAGATGCCCTCGCCCGCCGGGAGCGCGACGAGCTTGTTGCCGAACGCGGCGAGGAGGCCTGGCTGCGCGAAATCGGCCGGCTCGCCGGCGTCCTGCGCGGACGCCTGCACCGCCCCGACGGCCAGCGCTTCCGGCGCCCGTCCAAGCCCAAGGCCCGCAGCTACAACACCACCGATGTTGATGACCTGTGCCACGAGCTGATCGGCTACCTCGAGGAGGATCAGCCGCTGAGCGTCGACAACGTCCGGCGCGCCGTGTTCCGCCCTGCCGTGGGCCGGGACGGCTACGAGGAAAGCCAGGTGGACGCGTTCCTGGAGCGCGCCGTCGAGCTCATGGCCGCCATCGACTAA